A genomic stretch from Telopea speciosissima isolate NSW1024214 ecotype Mountain lineage chromosome 7, Tspe_v1, whole genome shotgun sequence includes:
- the LOC122666646 gene encoding ribonucleoside-diphosphate reductase small chain A: MGSLVNGVEEGRLHDKGEEEPILMEQSQRFCMFPIRYRQLWEMYKKAEASFWTAEEVDLSYDVQQWETLSDSEKHFISHVLAFFASSDGIVLENLAARFLKDVQVPEARAFYGFQIAMENIHSEMYSLLLETYIKDSKEKHRLFNAIENIPCVARKAKWALDWLESSSSFAERLVAFSCVEGIFFSGSFCAIFWLKKRGLMPGLTFSNELISRDEGLHCDFACLLYSLLHRQLNQQKVHQIVHEAVEIETQFVCDALPCALIGMNSVLMSQYIKFVADRLLVALGCQKKYNTENPFDWMEFISLQGKANFFERRVGDYQKASVMSSLQNGGGNYVFKMDEDF; the protein is encoded by the exons ATGGGTTCTCTGGTAAACGGCGTGGAAGAAGGACGGTTACATgataagggagaagaagagccAATTTTAATGGAGCAATCGCAGAGGTTTTGTATGTTTCCTATCAGGTATAGGCAGCTATGGGAGATGTACAAGAAAGCCGAAGCTAGCTTTTGGACTG CGGAGGAGGTTGATCTCTCTTATGATGTTCAACAGTGGGAAACTTTGTCTGATTCTGAGAAGCATTTTATAAGCCATGTACTGGCATTTTTTGCTTCATCTGATGGCATTGTGTTGGAGAATTTGGCTGCCAGATTTCTAAAAGACGTTCAAGTTCCAGAG GCTCGGGCATTCTACGGTTTTCAAATTGCCATGGAGAATATTCATTCTG AGATGTATAGCTTACTTTTGGAGACATACATCAAGGACTCAAAGGAGAAGCATAGGTTGTTTAATGCTATTGAAAACATTCCCTGTGTTGCGAGAAAGGCCAAATGGGCCTTGGATTGGCTTGAAAG CTCAAGTTCTTTTGCAGAGAGACTTGTTGCCTTTTCCTGTGTTGAAGGAATATTTTTCTCGGGAAG CTTCTGTGCCATTTTCTGGCTGAAAAAGAGGGGTCTAATGCCGGGGTTGACATTCTCAAATGAGCTTATTTCGAGAGATGAGGGTCTCCACTGTGACTTTGCATGCCTCTTGTACAG TTTGTTACATAGACAACTAAATCAACAAAAGGTTCATCAAATCGTGCATGAAGCTGTGGAAATTGAAACTCAGTTTGTTTGTGATGCCCTCCCTTGTGCATTGATTGGCATGAACTCAGTTCTCATGAGCCAGTACATAAAGTTTGTTGCGGATCGCCTTCTG GTTGCTTTAGGATGCCAGAAGAAATATAATACAGAAAATCCTTTTGATTGGATGGAGTTTATTTCCTTGCA AGGAAAAGCAAACTTCTTTGAAAGAAGAGTGGGTGACTATCAGAAGGCTTCTGTGATGTCTAGCCTACAGAATGGAGGAGGAAATTATGTCTTCAAAATGGATGAGGACTTCTAG